Part of the Kitasatospora sp. NBC_00374 genome is shown below.
CCCTCGCGCGGCTGGCCGGCCTGCCCACCTTCGGGAATCACCTTGGACCCCTTGCTCATTCAGCGTGCCCGCGAACTCGCGGCCGCTGCCACCACCATCGGCCCCCGCATGCTGCCCTGCCGCTGCGGCGCTCCTCGCCACGTCCACCGAGGTAGGAAGCGCTCCGGCGGCCACGCCCCAACTGCATGCGGACGGTACCGCCGCGATCCGGCGGACCTCCTGCGGGAACGCGCCCAGGTCGGCACCGGGCGCAGCCTTGGACAGGATCTCGCCGAGTACGACCGCACACGCCGGCGTAGCCGCCGTGCTCCCCGGCCGAAGGGGCACTGGTCGATCGGGGCCTCCGACACCACGTCCTGCCGCAAGGCTATCTGGTACCGGGAGAACCCGCCCCCCGGCTACACCCCGGCGCCCACCGACCGGCGCGCGGCGACCGCCGGGATCCTCATCCACGACTCGGTTGCCGTACGGCGCCGCGCGCTCTACCCGTGGCGGCTGTACGAGCAGCGCGTCACCTTGCCGGGACTCGACCGGCCGAGCCGTTACGACGAGTACGACCCGATCACTGGCGTCCTGTACGACTTCAAGACCGCCGGGGACTGGCAGTGGTCCCAGGTCGGTGAGAAGGGCCCGGCCGAGGAGGTCTGGGACCAGGCGCAGCTGTACGCCCTCGCCCTGGTCTTGGCAGGCGAGTTGGTCCGGGAGGTGCGGATCATCTACTTCGAGCGCAAGAGCGGCGCGGACGAGGAGTTCGCGAGGCCCTACGACGAGAACGCGGCCAGGCGCGCGCTGGCCAGGCTGATCGCCATCGCCACGGCCCTCGACCTCGGCACCGAGCTGCCCCGCGACCGATCCGGCCCGAGCAACGACCCGATCTGCCGGCGGTACTGCCCAGCCCGCATCCACTGCTGGAACATGGCCGGCGCGGAGAAGGCAGGCCGGTCCCCGGAGTCCTACACGCTCATCGCGGACAAAGCCGACATCGAGTGGGCGTTGGCGGACTACGACCGGCATCGGGCCGCGAAGTCCGACGCTGACAAGCAGCAGTCCATCGCCAAGACCCTGCTGGAGGGCGTGCCCTACGGCACCTACGGCGAGTACGAGTACGTCCGGACGGGCGGGCGTCTCAAGGACCCGGAGCCGGACCTGACGGCCCGCGTGCGGCAGCTGGAGGCGTTCTGGGACAACCCGCCCGGTGAGCGTCCGTCCCTCGCAGAGCTGGACTACCCGACGAAGCAGGGCCGGACCGGCGGCCGCGATGAGGTCCGGCGTGTCCGGGCGGCGAAGCGCGGCAGCAAGGGCACGTAAGAACGCCAAACGCGGCGCGCGCGGTCGGGCCTCTGTGGCCTGGCCCGCGCACCCCCGCCGGCACCTGCCGCCCCGGCCCGCCGCGACCAAGCCCGTCGCGATTCCTAACGTCCATAACCAACAGTTGAGTTGAAAGGAACGTTGTCCTCATGACCAGCCCCGAGCCTGTGGCTGACGCGCAGTCCCCCCCATGGTTCGCGTCCCGGCCCGCCCTGTCACCCGTACCGCCCGGCGCTGCGGTCGTTGTCCCCGTGCGCGCGCCCACCGCGACGGCCAACAGCGCGCGCGACGCCGGCACGCCGATCTACGACGGACTCGTGGCGGCTTTCGGAGACCCGTTCAGCCGCCTGGGGCCCACCCGGTCGCGCCTGGCCCGCCCCGCAGCGGGCACCACGGAGCGGTGAACCCTCACAGGCAGTCAGGTAGTTCGCTCGACGCGACCTAACAGGTGCAGGCCGCCTAGGTTCCCCGCTCATGGCTGCCCCTCGCTACATCGACTACATGCCGCTGGACGATATCCGGCCCGCCGAACGCAACCCCAAGGGGCACGACAACGGCGGGCTGGATGCGTCCGTAGATCAGTTCGACTTCACCGAGCCGGGCCTTCTCGACGAGCGCACCGGCCGCCTCGTTGCTGGCCATGGCCGGTACGACGCGCTCGCCCGCCGCCGGAACGCGGGCAAGCCCGCGCCGGACGGCGTCGTGGTCAGTGGTGACGGGACGTGGACCGTCCCGGTGGTGCGCGGCTGGGCATCCCGGGACGACGCACATGCCGAGGCGTACCTGATCGCCTCCAACCACCTGACCACCAAGGGCGGCTGGGACGACGCGGACCTGGCGGACATGCTGAGCGGCCTGGAGGACCTCGACGCTGACCTGTTCGCCGCCACCGGCTTCGACCGCGGGCAGCTCGACGCTCTTCTCGCGGATCTGGAAACCGATGGGGCGGAGGACGAGACCGGCGTTCAGGAGGGGCCGGAAGAGGCGCCGGAAGAGCCCGCCCGTGGTGACCTGCTCGCCCTGGCAGGCGTGACGGTCGGCGAACCCGAGCACCAGGTCGAGAAGGGCCAGGTGTGGGAGCTGGGCGAACACCGCCTCGTGGTCGCCGAGGTCTTCGACGGTTGGCCGGCCTGGTCGCCCCTGCTCATCGAGGACAGCCTCTTCCTGCCCTACCCGACCCCGCTGGCGCCGTTCGCCGACCGTGCGGCGGGGCGGCGGCTGGTGATGGTGCAGCCCGAGCGGTACCTGGCCAGTCACCTCCTCGACAAGTGGGCGCGGATCAGCGGGCAGGAGCCCGTTCTCGTGGACGACGAGTCGTGACGGCGGTCCTGCCGACCGCAGGGGGCACCTTCGACCCGGCCGAGCGGCCGATCTACTTCACGGCCGGCGGAGGGGAGTACAACGCCGGCCCGTACGTGCTGACCGCGGTCAACGAGCTGATGGGCGATGCAGAGGAGCGGCGGTTGCGCGGCCTCCTGGATGCCGGGAACCGAGTGCTCCTGGACTCGGGGATCTTCTGGCTGACCAACCGGCACCGGCGCGCCCACGGGGTGTCGATGGACGAGGCCCTGGCGCTGCCGCCCGAGAACATCGACGGCTTCGAGGAGCTGCGAGAGCGGTACATCTACCTTGCTCGGACATGCGGGGACCGGCTGTGGGGGTACATCGAGCTGGACCAGGGCGGCCTGGTCCACAAGCGTGCGCAGCGTGCCAGCCTCCACGAGCTTGGCCTGTCGCCGATCCCGGTCTACCACCCGCTGGTGGACGGCTGGGACTACTTCGATGAGCTGGCCTCGCAGTACGACCGGATCTGCGTCGGAAACATCGTCCAGGCGTCGGCGCCGGTCAGACTGCGGATCCTGCACACACTCTGGGAGCGCCGCCGCAGTTATCCACACCTGTGGATGCACGCGCTCGGCCTGACCGCCAACGAATGGTGCCTACCCCTCGCGCCGGACTCCTGCGACTCCTCGTCCTGGCTGGCGCCGCTGCGCTGGAACCACCAGCGCATCGAGACCGCCATGCTGCGCCGGGTCGGCAACCTGCCCGCCGGCTTCCGCTACGCCCCCGGCGACACCACCTCCTACGAGGCCGCCGCCCGTATCTGCGCGGATGCCGCCGCCGCCCTCGGGCGCAGCTGGCACCACGCCGCTCACCGCATCGAGGACCTGACCGGTCCGACCCCCGCGCGCACTGACCAGGAAGGGGCGCTGCGATGACCGCCCGCGCCAAGAAGACTGCGGTGAGGAAGACCGGCGGTGGCGCCTTCGACCCGGCCAACCGGCACATCTACTTCGCCGCGGGCGACTCCGAGCACTACCCGTCGTACGTGCTGCTCGCCACCAACGACCTCCTGACCGCCGGCCACGAACGCCGACTGGTCGAGCTGCTGGATGCCGGCCACAAGGTGCTCCTCGACTCGGGGATCTTCTGGCTGACCAACCAGTACAAGCGAGCGAACCCGGGCGTCTCCATGGACGAGGCGCTGCGCCTGGCACCCGAGCAGATCGACGGCTTCGACAACCTGTACACCCGCTACATCGAGCTCGTACAACGCCACGGCGACCGGCTGTGGGGCTACATCGAACTCGACCAGGGCGGCCGCGACAACAAGATCCGAACCCGTGCCCGGCTGGAGGGCGAAGGGCTCGCCCCGATCCCGGTGTACCACCCGCTGGTGGACGGCTGGGAGTACTTCGACGAGCTGGCGCAGCAGTACGACCGGATCTGCTTCGGGAACGTCGTCCAGGCCCCCGCCCCGGTGCGGTTGAGGCTCCTGCACACCCTGTGGGAGCGGCACCGCCGGTATCCCGATCTGTGGGTGCACGTCCTCGGCCTCACGGTCAACGAATGGTGCCTGGCCGTGCCGCCGGACTCCTGCGACTCCTCTACGTGGCTTGGCCCGCTGCGCTGGCCGGACGTGCGGATCGACTCCGCGCTGCTGCGCAAGGTCGGCGTCATCGACCGCGGGTTCAGCTACGACCTCGACCAGCCGGCCCACCCGACACGAGGCCGCACGGCCTGCTGCCTCATGTGCGCGCAGACCGTCGAAGCCACCACCACCGTGTGGAGCCTCGCGCGGACCACCCGGGAGCACCTGCTCGGCCAACAGTCCTACCCGTCCGTCACCGACAAGGAGACACCATGATCACGAGCCCCGGTACGCCGAGCGCGACCGTGTGGGCGGAGGTCCGGCTGCCCGGCTTCCACCACTGGCCGGCCGCTCCCGAGCACCGCGCCTACCTGCGCGCCCGGCACCGCCACCTGTTCCACATCCGCGCCGCCGTCCACGTCGTCCACGACGACCGCGACACCGAGTTCCACGACCTCGCCGACCACATCCGCGCCTGGTGGGGCCCCGGCGACCGCGAGTGCGGACCCGCCTCGTGCGAGACCCTGGCCCGCGCTCTCGCTGAGCACCTGACCGCGATGGGCCTGCGCCTGGACGAGGTGGCCGTCTCCGAGGACGGAGAGGCTGGCGCCGTTGTCCGCCTGCCGAAGGGAGACACGGAGTGAGCGACAGCAACGCCCTCACCGTGCGGCACGCCGTCACCGTGCGGCACAACTTCGAGACCGCCCACAGGCTTCCCCATCTCGCCGGCAAGTGCGAGAACCTGCACGGCCACAGCTGGTGGGCCGACATCACCGTCACCTCACCCAACCTCGCGGCTGGCACCGTCGTGGAGTTCGGAGGGTTCAAGCGGGCCCTGCGCGAGTGGATCGACACCTTCCTCGACCACGGCACCATGCTCGGCCACACCGACCCGCTCGCGCCCATCCTCGCCGGGCACGGCAGCAAGCTCTTCCGGTTCGGCGCGGAAGACCCGACCGAGCAGGAGCAGCACGCCGCCGACCTCGGCTGGCCGAGCGTAGAAGCCGTCGCGGAGCTCCTGAGCAGGGTCGCCACCGACGCCCTGCACACCCTGCCCAGGGCCGCCGGCGCCGTCGTCTCTCACGTGCGTGTGTCCGAGACCGCGGTCAACGCCGCGTCGTGGACGGCGGCGCAGCAGTGAGCGCACTCGTCCTGCCGGCCAGCCTGCCCGTGGTGGAGAAGTTCGGCCCCACGCTGCAGGGCGAAGGGCCGTCCGCAGGCCGCCTGGCCCTGTTCCTGCGCCTGGGCGGCTGCAATCTCACCTGCAGCTGGTGCGACACCCCGTACTCCTGGGACGGCAAAAGGTTCGACCTGCGCAAGGAGATCACCCGCGTGCCGGTGGTCGACCTCGCCGAATGGGCCGCCGAGCACCCGCACGCCATCATCGTGCTGACCGGCGGTGAGACCCTGCTGCACCAGGGCACCGACGCCTGGCGGTCCTGGATGGCCGTGCTGCGCCACACCACCCGCCGCGTCGAGATCGAGACCAACGGCACCATCACGCCGAAGCCGGTAAGCCTCGGGGTGCCGCGGCTGAGCTTCAACGTCTCCCCGAAGCTCGAGAACTCCGGCGTCGCGGAGGACCGGCGGATTATCCCCGATGCTCTGGAGGCGTTCGCGGACCTCAGCCACCGGGACCGGGCCCGGTTCAAGTTCGTGGCCACCGGCCCGGACGACCTCGAGGAGATCGCCGCTTTGGTCGAGCGCTTCCACATCCCCCCGCACGCCGTGTGGGTGATGCCCGAAGGAACGACCGGCGAGCGCACCATCGACGTGGCGCGCTCCCTGGCCGAGCACGTGATCGGCCACAACTGGAACCTGTCGATGCGGCAGCACGTGCTGCTGTGGCCTGGAGAGCGCAACCGATGACAACCACAACTCCCGTTCCCGAAGGCCTGGACCTGGCCGCCGCCGCGGCGCACGCCGCCGGCCTGCTCTCTGCCCTCGGCATCCCGTGCGACAGCGAGTCCACCATCGACACGCCTCGCCGCATGGCGAAGGCCTTGGCCGAGCTGACTGCCGGCGTACACCTCGATCCGGCCCGGCACCTGAAGGTGACCTTCTCGCCCGAGGATGAGCGGCCCGGCATCATCGCCGCCGTCCAGGTGCCGTTCGTGGCGCTGTGCGAGCACCACGTCCTGCCGTTCCCCGGCCGGGCCACGGTCGCCTACCTGCCCAGGCCCGGCGCCCGGATCGTGGGCCTGTCGAAGCTGGCCCGCCTCGCCCAGGAGTACGCCGCCCGTCCGCAGGTGCAGGAGCGCCTCGGCCGGCAGGTGGTGGAAGCCCTCGACTCCCACCTGGACGTCCAGGGCGCAGCGTGCCTGATCCGCTCCCAGCACGCCTGCATGACCCTGCGCGGCGCTCGGGCACACGATGCGGCCATGGTCACCACCCACCTCACCGGGTTGCTGGACACCGACCCTGCCCGCCGCGCTGAGGTGCTCGCCCTGATGCCGACACCGTCCTGACAGAGCAGGGAACTTGTGCCCAAGGTGCGCGGTGTCGGTGGAGGATCGCAGAGCCAGGTCGGGACCGCGAATCCCGGCCGCCTACCGGTCAAGGAGACCAACGATGTTGCTGACTGTCCCCCTTGAGGTGCCTGCAGATGTGCTGCGAGTCTCGACCCTCCGGGCCAGGCTCCTGCAGATGCCTGCTGACGCCGTGGTCGTCGCCGAGCGTGCCACCGACGACGGGTCCGGCTGGGCCGTCGTCGGCTGGCCGGTCCAGGCCCACGTCCGCGACGAGACCGGCCGCCGAGTCTGTGTGGTCGGCCTGCCGCAGGTGAACACCGCCGAGGACGTCATGAGCGCTTCCATGCTGTGGGGGCGGCTCGTCGCACTGCCGGACGACGCCCTGGTGGTCACGGTGTGGGAGACCGAGGACGGCTCCCGGCAGACCACCCTCGGCGGGCCGGTGGAGGACCTGACGATGGACGAGAACGGCAACCCGGCAGCCGTGGTCACTCTGCCCCCGATGGTCAGTGGCGCGACGGGCTACGCGTACGACGAGTTCGTCTACAACCTCGGCTGGGAGTAGCAGCGTCGCGGGCTGCGCGCGGCACCAGACGGTGCTGCGCGCAGCCCGCCGTGCTAGACGGCCCATCAGAACCACAAGGTGCAATGCGTAGCACCGCCGACGATGTTGGACCGGCACGCCCTCACGACGTACGGGAAGGAGTCGTTGAAGACACCGGTGTAGGAACTGCCGTTCACCGGCCGCTTGCCTAGCTCCGACTCAGCTACGTGAGCGCCGCCGTCCCTGGACCGCTCAATCCAGACCTCGCTTCCGCCGCTACCTCCAGTCGCGAGCGCCCATGCGCAGCGGGTTTGTGGGTGAAAGCGGAGCTCCACGGCGTAGCTGACAACGGGGTCGGACCACGTCGCCGCCGGGACGGGCGTGTAGAACTCGCCTTTCGCCGCGTACTGGGCCGCCTGATCCCTGCTGCCGTCCGTGCACGGTGAGATGTTCTGGGCATTCGTTGCCCAAACTGCAGCGTGGCCTGGGGCGTAGAGGACGACGTTCGCGTCGTCCTGAACCTGAAGTACGGTGCCGGCGTGGCCTCCCGTGCCAGTGGCCCAAATAGCAACGTGGCCCGGGGCATAGACGACGAGATTTCCGTCGCTTTGCATTTGGGTCACGGAGCCTGAATGTCCGCCGGTTCCGCTCGCCCAGAACGGCTTGTTTCCGGGGGCGGCATACTCGACCAGGTTCCCGTCTGCCTGCTGTGTGATCCGGTAGAGGTGATTCGGGGACCAGACAGACTCGCCGGGGTAGAGCGTGGTTCCGGGGTTGAGCTGGAGCGTGTAGTCCGTTGCTCCGGCGGGCTGAATTTGCCCACCCAACAGCGCAAGGGCACCCAGTGCAACAAGTCCAGCTCGGCGCATGAGATTCCAGGCGGTTCGGGTCGATCGTTGGCTCATTGCGCACCTCGGGTCGGTTGGATATGGCTGCATGCCGTGGGAGGCAGGTGGTCAATCCTGCGTTTCCGTGTGCTGAATTCATAGGGCCTGTCAGGGGTGAACTGGGGGGTATCGAGGCGCAGTTGAGTCTGGTGTGCTCGGCGGCGCGCGCCCTTCTGGCCGCAGGAGCCATCCCCTGTGCAGCGGGCTCTGCGGCGGCTCCACGTGACCTGGAGTGCCTCAGAGCGCCCTTGACCTGGTTGCCGACGTACCGTCCCCACTGTGGATACCCCTCGTCCTGGCCGCCGTGGCCGCCGCCCAGCCCTCGAACCGGAGGTGGAGAAGAGGCTGCTCGATGCGGTGCGCGCCGGCGTTCCGGTGAGCGATGCGGCGCCGATGGCTGGCGTGCACGCCAGCACGGTGTACCGGTGGCTGGAGCGCGGGGATCAGGAGCAGCAGCGTATCGAGGCGGGGCAGCGGGCGAAGTCGGGGGAGCGGCAGTTTCGCGAGTTTCGCGACAGGTTCATGCGCGCGCGTAGCGAGGGCAAGGCGCAGCTGGTGCTGCTGGTGCGGAAGGCGGCGCAGGGCGGGCACGTGCTGCGGGAGCGGACCCGTGTGGTGCGTGATCCCGACAGCGGCCAGCAGGTCGTGCAGACGGAGCGGGACTTCGCGCAGCCGGACTGGAGGGCCGCGCAGTTCCTGCTGGCGTGCCTGGCGCCGGAGACGTTCGGCCGCGCGGCGCAGGCCCGTATCGAGCTGGCGCCGGCGGGTGGGGGTGAGCTGCCGGCGGCGAGCGGGGCGGGTGAGGACATCGACCGGCTGGCGGCCCGGCTGGCGCAGATCCGCGAGGAGTTCGCCACGGAGCTGGAGGAGGACGCGCAGGTTGTCGAGGCCGAGCTCGTCGAAGGCCCGGAGTCCTGAATTCCCAAGTCTGGTGCCATATCAGACTGTTGTCCGCCTTTGCTCTGGCTGGTGAGTGTGGGGGACGTCGGGCCAACGGGGCCTGGGGGGTGGAGGGCCGAGATGGCCAGCAAGGACGTGATGGTCGGCCGCATGGTGGCCGAGGCAGCGGAGCGGGTGGAGTGGGAGATGCAGACCGCAGACCGCATCCTGCGCCGCATAGGACTCGGGCTACTGCCCCAGCAGGCGATCGAGGGCGGCGCCATGATCGCCGCCGGGTCTGCCGGTGACTTGGGCGTGCACGAGATCAGGAACATGACGACCCTCTCGGCGATGTGGAGGCTGTGGGGCCGGGAGAAGTGCGTGTATGCCGTGCACCCCGACATGGGGTCCGAGCTCCAGAGCTACGCGGTCGGCACGATGGCCGGAGGTGTGTTCCGGCGGCTGAGGCGACCAAACAACCCAATGCTCGTCCTCGCCGAGCCGTGGCCGTGCGTGGCGCTGGACGGCGGGCCTGGCCTGCTGCTGGCCGTGATGCTGTGCGGACGGGTGCAGGACAGCACTTTGCTGTGCCACACCACCGATCCGCGCATGGGCGAGCTGGCCGCCGTGGCGGTGGTCGAGTACCGGAGCGAGGAACGGGGTGCGGTCGGGCTGGAGTACCTGTACTGCTCCATCCCGACAGACACCGAGGCGCGGTTCACCGTGCAAGACCTGGCACTGCGCAACGCGCGGAAGGTTGGACGCGAGGAGCCGACGGAGTGTGAGGTGAGCTTCGTCGGGCACGTTCTGCGGCTCGCCATGTATCTCTGCTCGTCCAAGGCGGACATTCAGGAGGCCTCCCAGGTCAGGTCGAAGGGCGCGGGCAGGGGCAAGAGCGCCAAACGTGACCAGCAGCGCTCCTGGAAGAAGCCTGACCAGTTCCTGCGGTTGGGGTGGCGGTTGGGCCCTGCCCTCAAGGCAGCCCGCGTCCGGGCCCAGGAGGCCCGTCAGGGCCCCAGGCCGGCGCCTACGGGGAGCGGCGGACGGGGCGGCTGGCGACTGCCCCCTCATCAGCGCAGCGGGCACCTGAAGACGGTGTGGCGCGGCCCGGGCCGCACCGTCGCGGACTCCGCGCTGGTCGAGCCCTACTGGGTATCGGAAGACCTGCTCGACGCTCAGGGGATGGCCCCGGAGGGCGTCGTCCGTTCCGTGCGCTGAGCCCTGTTGTCCGCCCCGGGCAGCGGTGGGGACTGTGGTGGCACCCGTCCGCGCACGGGTCCCGGGCCCGCTACCGGCAGGGCCGGGGCACGTTGTTCAGGACCTGGTTCCGCCAGGCCCGGCCGCTGCGCTGGGGTCCTGCGCGAGCGCGGCCAGCCAGTTGCCAGCCCCTCGCGACGGGGCGCCTTGGAGGAGAACATGTCGAAGACCACTCTGCCTGACCTGCCGCCTGGTCTCGCTGCCCGGCCGGTTGACCTGCGTCGTGGCCTGCCGATCCCCGCCGTCAACGAGCGGCCAGATGGCACGGCCGACTTCGTGTCGATCAACGGGCAGACCGCCATGTACCTCGCCATCAAGGGGTGCTGCGCGCTGTGGCCCGGCGGATGAGCGGGCACGTCGCGTTCCTCGGCGGGCCCGGGTCGGCCGAGGCCGGCGGCTACACGGACCCGCCGATGCACGAGGCCTGCGCGGAAGCTGCCCTGACGCTGTGCCCGCACATCGCCCGCCAGCACGCCCGCCGCGCCAGCGAGCGGCGCGTCCCGGAGGGCACCACCGTGCCCGCGGGCTTCGCCGAAGCCAAGCCGGAAGAGTGGGTGATGGTCCTGACGGCCGGCTACAGGACCGGCCTTGTGCCGGCCGAGGGCGGCGGCGTGGTGCCGATCTTCCTGCCCGCCGAGTACGTGCGGAAGCGCCGATTCGGCTACGAGGGCGGGGTGTTGGTCGAGAGGGTCGACAGCTGACGGCGCGACCTTAACGGCGGTTGCCGCATAGCGTCCCGGCGCATCAACCACCCCCACATGGGAGGACATCGTGCCGACCAACCACATGAGCGACCGCCGGGCCGCCCTCGCGCGGGAGGTGGGCCGGTGAAGCTCGTCTCCCGCGCCGAGTGGGGCGCAGCGGCGCCCACCGGCTCCTACGCCCGCATCACCTCCACGCGAGGCGTGAAGATCCACTACGAGGGGTCTGCCGTGCCCGGTGGTCTGCTGGGCGACCACGGCTGGTGCGCCGGCCACGTCCGCGACATCCAGCGCGCCCACCTCGACGACCCGAACGAGGACTGGATCGACATCGCCTACTCGTTCGTCGTGTGCCCTCACGGGTACGTTCACGAGGGGCGCGGCCTCGGTCGCAGGAACGGGGCGAACGGCAACTCGACGCTGAACGCCGGCCATTACGCGGTGTGCGCGATGGTGGGCACCTCCGGCATCACCTCGCCGACTAACGAGATGCTGGGCGGCCTGGTCGACGCCATCGAGTACTGCCGCGGCGAGGGCGGCGTCGGCGGCGAGGTGCGCGGCCACCGCGACGGCTACGCCACCACGTGCCCCGGCGACGAGCTGTACGGCTGGATCCAGCGCGGCGCACCCCGACCCGCAGGGGGCGGCGGCGAGCAGCCGGCGCCGCAGCCCTCCGGTGACGGCGCCGGCATCTACACGGTGCAGCCGGGCGACACTCTCAGCGCGCTCGCCGGGAGGTTCGAAACGAGCGTGACGCAGCTCATCACCCTCAACGGCATCTCCGACCCCGACCTCCAGGCCGGCCAGCAGCTCCAGATTCCGGCCCCACCGTTCCCGGGCCGCGAGCACTTCGTCCTGGGCGCGCACAGCCCGTACGCCAAGCAGCTGCAGACCTGGCTCCAGGCCGGTGAGTGGGGGCCGCCGTACCGGGTCGGGCCGAGCGAGGACATGGAGCCGCTCGACCTCCAGAAGGTGCAGGCGCTCCAGGAGCGCTACGTCGGCGATCTGGGGCCGGCAGACGGGCTGACGGGGCCGGTGACCTGGCTGTACGCCTACCAGACCGCTCACGGCCTGCGCGGCCGGTAGGACCCGTCAACTCGCCTTCGGGGTGGGCGCTTTGAGTGCCCATCCCGAACCTAAAGTTACCTAGGTCTGGTTATTTGACTGAAGTCTGTTCTGTGCGAGGCTGGTCCTGCCAGCCGGGGAACGCGAAGCCCCGGCCCAACGCACAGGGAGTACAGCCCCATGACCGACACCCCCGCCACCGAGGCCAACGCTCAGAGCGAGACCGGCACCCGCCCGGCCACCAAGCGCCTCGACAAGCGGACCGTGGTCGCCCTCGGCCTCGCCGCCGCCGGGTTCGTCGCCGGTTCCGTCGTGATGGGCCGCCCGGCCGCCACCCCCGCCCCGAGCGCCCAGCCCATCCCGACCAACCTCGTCCCGACCCTGACGGCCGCCCCGGCCCAGCTCAACACCGAGGCCCCGACCTTCCCGGCCCTGCCGACCCAGGTCCCGGCGGCCCCGGCCCTGGCCCCGGCCGCCCCGGCGCTGCCGATGGCGCCCGCCATCCCGGCCCCGGGCCTCACCCCCGCCCCAGCCGTCGTCACCCAGACGGCCGAGCAGCCCGCCCCCGTCCCGACCGTCACCGTGACGGTCACCCACGTGCAGACCGCCCCGTCCCCGGTGGCGCCCGCCCCGACCGGCGCCCCGACGATCTGCGCACCCAACCCGTCGCCCACCACGACCGTGAGCCCGGCCCCCGCGCCGAGCCCGTCGGCCACCTCCAGCCCCTCGCCCACCGCGACCAGCCTCCCGCCCCTGGTGCCTGGCCGCCCGACCCCCGGCCACTGACCGGAACCTGACCGGCCCCGCCCCCGGGCGGGGCCGGTCAGGCCGCACCACAGGAAGGAACCCGCCATGCGCAGCCCCGCTCTGTTCGTCGGCTCTCTCCTCGCCGGACTGGTGCTCGGCACCATCAGCGGCGCCGCCGTGGCGCGCACCGCCGACGCCCCCAGCCAGCCGCCCACAATCCCGGCATCGCAGCCCGCCCAGCCCGGCTGCGCCACTCCTCCCGGCCCGGCCAAGCCGGTCGTCACCCCGCCCCTGCCCGCGCCCAGCCCGGCCCCGGCGCCCGTGCCGCAGCTGGCCGTGTAGCGGCGCACCCCACACCCCGGGCCGGGCGCCGTGACGACGACACCGGCGCCCGGCCCGGCACCACGCCCCACTCACCCAACCCAGGACAGGAACGCGCAAATGAAGATCAACAAGAACACCCTCATCGACCGCCTCGCCCCCCAGCTCGGAGGCCGGCGCGCCGCTACCGCCGCCCTCGAGGCGGTGCTGGACACCATCGTTCGCGCCGTCGTCGCCGGTGACACGGTCTCCGTTACCGGCTTCGGTGCCTTCGAGCCGGTCGAGCATGCCAGCCGCCTCGCCCGCAACCCCCAGACCGGCGAGAGGATGAAGGTCCCGGCCCGCCGGGTGCCCCGCTTCCGCCCGCACGAGCGATTCAAGGACCTCGCGGACAGCCGCCGCGCGCTCCCGGAGAGCGGCAGCTCCATCCGCAAGGACCCGAAGGGCACCCACACCAGGGCGCTGGCGCCGGTCCAGGACGCGGCGTGAGCCGAGATCTAGCGGACCGCCTGTCCGTCTTCGTCGAGCAGTTCC
Proteins encoded:
- a CDS encoding LysM peptidoglycan-binding domain-containing protein, whose translation is MKLVSRAEWGAAAPTGSYARITSTRGVKIHYEGSAVPGGLLGDHGWCAGHVRDIQRAHLDDPNEDWIDIAYSFVVCPHGYVHEGRGLGRRNGANGNSTLNAGHYAVCAMVGTSGITSPTNEMLGGLVDAIEYCRGEGGVGGEVRGHRDGYATTCPGDELYGWIQRGAPRPAGGGGEQPAPQPSGDGAGIYTVQPGDTLSALAGRFETSVTQLITLNGISDPDLQAGQQLQIPAPPFPGREHFVLGAHSPYAKQLQTWLQAGEWGPPYRVGPSEDMEPLDLQKVQALQERYVGDLGPADGLTGPVTWLYAYQTAHGLRGR
- a CDS encoding HU family DNA-binding protein, producing MKINKNTLIDRLAPQLGGRRAATAALEAVLDTIVRAVVAGDTVSVTGFGAFEPVEHASRLARNPQTGERMKVPARRVPRFRPHERFKDLADSRRALPESGSSIRKDPKGTHTRALAPVQDAA
- a CDS encoding 6-pyruvoyl tetrahydropterin synthase family protein; protein product: MSDSNALTVRHAVTVRHNFETAHRLPHLAGKCENLHGHSWWADITVTSPNLAAGTVVEFGGFKRALREWIDTFLDHGTMLGHTDPLAPILAGHGSKLFRFGAEDPTEQEQHAADLGWPSVEAVAELLSRVATDALHTLPRAAGAVVSHVRVSETAVNAASWTAAQQ
- the folE gene encoding GTP cyclohydrolase I, whose protein sequence is MTTTTPVPEGLDLAAAAAHAAGLLSALGIPCDSESTIDTPRRMAKALAELTAGVHLDPARHLKVTFSPEDERPGIIAAVQVPFVALCEHHVLPFPGRATVAYLPRPGARIVGLSKLARLAQEYAARPQVQERLGRQVVEALDSHLDVQGAACLIRSQHACMTLRGARAHDAAMVTTHLTGLLDTDPARRAEVLALMPTPS
- a CDS encoding 7-carboxy-7-deazaguanine synthase QueE — translated: MSALVLPASLPVVEKFGPTLQGEGPSAGRLALFLRLGGCNLTCSWCDTPYSWDGKRFDLRKEITRVPVVDLAEWAAEHPHAIIVLTGGETLLHQGTDAWRSWMAVLRHTTRRVEIETNGTITPKPVSLGVPRLSFNVSPKLENSGVAEDRRIIPDALEAFADLSHRDRARFKFVATGPDDLEEIAALVERFHIPPHAVWVMPEGTTGERTIDVARSLAEHVIGHNWNLSMRQHVLLWPGERNR